One window of candidate division WOR-3 bacterium genomic DNA carries:
- a CDS encoding DUF4388 domain-containing protein: MKDIAIEGDLSYFSMKEILYLFSRFKKSGRLIIKGEGNIYISDGKVLHAEMDNKEGIEAFFSLGLKKEGKFVFQPDEKPSVNTIFQPLSDLIDQIETREAQIEEFKKDLPPLSIIPEKSSKVPEGDKIALKKDEWKVLILVDGKRKLSEIIKMSPLSELDTLKALSWLFKESLLYDPEERKRVLEEGIKKTNLFLKTFGEGPWVGAVRELIKQYGIEDCVSLDVKSMQVNEKKFSLDLEKTKKFFSDVLTSLEKKATETLGKLLVKKRMKEIENES; the protein is encoded by the coding sequence ATGAAGGATATAGCTATAGAAGGAGATTTATCTTATTTCTCAATGAAAGAGATTTTATATCTCTTCTCGAGATTTAAGAAATCTGGAAGATTGATTATTAAAGGGGAAGGCAATATTTATATCTCGGATGGTAAAGTTTTACACGCAGAAATGGATAATAAAGAAGGAATAGAAGCTTTTTTTTCTCTTGGTTTAAAAAAAGAAGGGAAATTTGTATTTCAGCCTGATGAAAAGCCGTCTGTAAATACTATTTTTCAACCTCTTTCGGATTTGATAGATCAAATTGAAACAAGAGAAGCGCAGATAGAAGAGTTTAAAAAAGATTTACCTCCTCTTTCAATAATTCCTGAAAAGTCTTCGAAGGTTCCAGAGGGAGACAAGATTGCTTTAAAGAAAGATGAATGGAAAGTTTTGATTTTAGTTGACGGGAAAAGGAAACTTTCTGAGATTATTAAAATGAGTCCTCTATCTGAACTTGATACCTTGAAAGCTTTATCCTGGTTGTTTAAGGAGTCTCTATTATATGATCCAGAAGAAAGGAAAAGAGTTTTAGAGGAGGGGATAAAGAAGACTAATTTATTTTTGAAGACTTTTGGAGAAGGGCCTTGGGTTGGAGCAGTTAGAGAATTAATTAAGCAGTATGGTATAGAAGATTGTGTTTCCTTAGATGTAAAGAGTATGCAGGTTAATGAAAAGAAATTCTCATTAGATCTTGAAAAGACGAAGAAATTTTTTTCTGATGTTCTAACTTCTTTAGAAAAGAAAGCCACTGAGACACTTGGCAAATTACTTGTAAAGAAAAGGATGAAAGAGATAGAGAATGAATCCTGA